The sequence CGCACGACTTCCCCCGCTTCCCGTTCTCGTCGCGCGATCTGTCCCGCGCGGTTGGTGTGGAGCCGCCGGGAGACGACGTGGCACACACCGCGCTGGGCGACGCCCGCTGGGCCCGTGACGTCTTCGACGCGGTGACGGGCGGTGGCCGGTGATGCTGGTCTCCAAGTCGAAGTACGAAGACCTGAAGCGCGCGCTCGCCGTGGAGACGGGTCGCCGGGCGGTGGCAGAGGCGAAGATCGAGCAGCAGGCCGCGACGATCGCCCGCTTCCAGGGCCAGCGCGATGACCTCCGCTCCCAGCTCCAGCACCTCCAGGACGAACACCCGGACACCCCCGTCTCGGTGCAGCCCGCCGTGGGTGACGCCCGGGTCGCGCAGCAGCTCAGCTTGCTGGAGAGGGCCCGGCGCTCGCTGGACGAGCAGGTCCGCACCCTCCACGCGGCGAACCTCGCGCAGGAGCAGGAGATCGTGGTGCTGCGCGCGCAGCTCGCCGCTCTCCAGCCGGTTGAGGAGAGCGCGTCGTGACCCCGGAGATCACCCTCGGCGTCGCCTCTCTCATGGGCGCCCTCGTCATCGCCACCGCCGCCGTCCGCTGGGCTGTCAGCCCCGCGGCGGCCCGCGCCCGACACGCCCGCCAGTACGGGGCTGCGGCGATCCAGCAGTGGGCGTACTGCCCGGCCTGCACCGCCATGGCCCCGGCGACGGTGCACGGGACCGCGGTCCGCTGCGACGCTGGCCACCTCACCGGGGAGGGCCGGTGAGCAGCAAGAAGCACCGTCGCCTCATCAACTGTGCTGCGTGCGGAAAGAGCCGTGAGCACGGAGGCCACGGCTGGTGCCGGACCTGCGTCGCCCGATGGATTTACCACGGCAGGCCCGCTGACGGACCGCCTCCTATCCTCCAGCCCGCACCGTGCGGCACGGACGGCGCCTACCAGCGACACCTCCGCAAAGGGGAGGAGCCCTGCCAGGCCTGCCGCAACGCGCACGCCGCCAAGCAGCGTGCATACACGCGACGCCACTCGGCCTCCAGGCACTGGAGCCGTGAAGAGGCACAGGCCGCAGTAGCTGTCGCGGCTCGCTCCAAGGGAGTCGCGGACTGCCGTCTCGTCCTCGAAGCCCTCGGCCTGACGCCCTCTGGTGTGCAGCGCCGTGATCACGTTGGGAGGGCAGCATGACCAGCAACTACGAGAAGGGCCGCGCGCTGGAGCACCGCGTCCGCGCCCACCTTCGCGAAGAGGGCTACGAAGTCCTCCGCACCGCCGGCTCCAAGAGCAAGGTGGACCTGGTCGCGATCAAGCCGGGGCAGATCCTGCTGGTCCAGTGCAAGCGGTCCGGCGCGCTGCCGCCCGCGGAGTGGAACGCGCTGTGGGACCTCGCGCAGATGATCGGCGCGGTCCCGGTCCTTGCCGAGCAACTCCCGCGCGGGCGCCGCTACTGGCGGCTGACCGCCCGCAAGGACAGGCCGGGGGCCCGGCAGCCGTACGTCGAGCTGAAGCTGGACGAACTCGCCGCGGGGGTGGCGGCATGAAGCGCCCCCGAGTTCTCGATCTTTTCTGCTGCGCCGGCGGCGCGGGCATGGGCTACTGGCTCGCCGGCTTCGACGTCATCGGCGTCGACATCCAACCCCGCCCCCGCTACCCGTTCGAGTTCATCGAGGGCGACGCACTCGACGCCATGCGCGAAATGGGACAAGAGTTCCACCTCGTCCACGCCTCCCCGCCCTGCCAGGCCCACACCGCCCTCACCAAGGGCACGAACAAGGGCCGCCAGTACGTCGACCTCATCCCCGAGATGCGGAAGCTGTGCGAGTGGTACGGCGTCGACTGGGTCATGGAGAACGTCCCCGGGTCCACTCTGCGGCGTGACCTGGCCCTGTGCGGGGAGATGTTCGGGCTCGGCGTGATCCGGCACCGGGACTTCGAACTCGGCTGGATCGGCGGCAACAAGGTCGTCCCGCTGCCACACCGAAAGCACCGCGGCCCCGTCCGAGGATGGCGGCACGGCATCTACCGGAACGGCCCCTACATCGCCGCCTACGGCAAGGGCGGCGGCAAGGGCAACGTCACAGAGATGCAGCAGGCCATGGGCATCTGGTGGACCGACGTTCACGAGGAACTCACCGAGGCCATCCCGCCCGCATACACGGAGTGGATCGGCCGCGAGTGGCTCCTCCGCTGCGAGTGGAACGCCAACCGCGAGCCGGACGCCGAGCAGCGCATCGCAAGGCTGCGACGCCAGCCTGAGGCGGTGGCGGCATGAGCGTCCGTCTGGATGTCGAAACTCTGCTCCGCGCCGGGTACGGGGACCGCACGATAGCCCGCCAGCTCGGCGTCACAACCGGCAGCGTCACCCGCGCCCGCACCCTGCTCCGCCTCCCCAAGGTCCGCGGCGGCCTTAAGGCGGCGGGCAGCCTGGAGGACTTCTACTGGCGCCGCACCCGCCCCGTCGACGGCGGCCACATCGAGTGGACCGGAGCGCGCAACACCAAAGGCGTCCCGATCATCCACTGGAAGCGGACGTCCCACAGCGCCCTACGGATCGCCTACAAGATCCGCGCCGGGCACGAACCCATCGGGTACGCGCA comes from Streptomyces sp. SCL15-4 and encodes:
- a CDS encoding restriction endonuclease: MTSNYEKGRALEHRVRAHLREEGYEVLRTAGSKSKVDLVAIKPGQILLVQCKRSGALPPAEWNALWDLAQMIGAVPVLAEQLPRGRRYWRLTARKDRPGARQPYVELKLDELAAGVAA
- a CDS encoding DNA methylase codes for the protein MKRPRVLDLFCCAGGAGMGYWLAGFDVIGVDIQPRPRYPFEFIEGDALDAMREMGQEFHLVHASPPCQAHTALTKGTNKGRQYVDLIPEMRKLCEWYGVDWVMENVPGSTLRRDLALCGEMFGLGVIRHRDFELGWIGGNKVVPLPHRKHRGPVRGWRHGIYRNGPYIAAYGKGGGKGNVTEMQQAMGIWWTDVHEELTEAIPPAYTEWIGREWLLRCEWNANREPDAEQRIARLRRQPEAVAA